A single genomic interval of Mycobacterium sp. DL592 harbors:
- a CDS encoding heavy-metal-associated domain-containing protein: MSEQTFKVDGLHCQSCVRIVSTALGALPDVSAVEVDLGEPSTVRVQSGADLTVEQIQAALDEEGEYSVVG; encoded by the coding sequence ATGTCGGAGCAGACCTTCAAGGTAGACGGACTGCACTGCCAGAGCTGTGTGCGGATCGTGAGCACCGCGCTGGGCGCGTTGCCGGATGTCAGTGCCGTCGAGGTCGACCTCGGCGAGCCGTCGACCGTGCGGGTGCAGTCCGGCGCCGACCTCACCGTCGAGCAGATCCAGGCTGCACTCGACGAAGAGGGCGAATACTCCGTCGTCGGCTGA
- the sigC gene encoding RNA polymerase sigma factor SigC has translation MSERDDDQVTVWALAAGRGDDAALDAFIRATERDVWRTVAFLGDPGNADDLTQETFLRALGSLPRFSGRSSARTWLLSIARRVVVDQIRRNQARPRSAYSADLDQVLDTRRSAARFEDIIEIRMLLDGLDEDRRHALMLTQVLGLSYAEAAEVCGCPVGTIRSRVARARDDLMIAANRDDQAG, from the coding sequence GTGAGCGAACGCGACGACGACCAGGTGACCGTGTGGGCACTGGCCGCCGGGCGCGGTGACGACGCCGCGCTGGACGCCTTCATCCGGGCGACCGAACGCGATGTGTGGCGAACCGTGGCCTTCCTGGGTGATCCGGGCAACGCCGACGACCTGACGCAGGAGACATTCCTGCGCGCGCTGGGCTCGCTGCCCCGCTTCTCCGGGCGTTCTTCGGCGCGCACCTGGCTGCTGTCGATCGCCCGCCGCGTCGTCGTCGACCAGATCCGGCGCAACCAGGCCCGGCCCCGCTCCGCGTACTCCGCCGACCTCGATCAGGTGCTCGACACTCGGCGCAGTGCGGCCCGCTTCGAGGACATCATCGAGATCCGGATGCTGCTCGACGGCTTGGACGAGGACCGCAGGCACGCGCTGATGCTCACGCAGGTGCTGGGGCTGTCCTACGCCGAGGCCGCCGAGGTGTGCGGCTGCCCGGTCGGCACCATCCGCTCGCGAGTCGCCCGTGCCCGCGACGACCTGATGATCGCGGCCAACCGCGACGACCAGGCGGGCTGA
- a CDS encoding cation-translocating P-type ATPase, whose protein sequence is MTASVVGGVADTDVRRVQLDVSGMSCAACAARVETKLNKVDGVHATVNYATRVATVDAAESVPTETLCEVVRKAGYDAAPRNPTPVEVPDPDDQTARSLLRRLAVAAVLFVPLADLSVMFAVVPSTRFTGWGWVLTALALPIVTWAAWPFHRVALRNARHGTASMETLISVGVTAATLWSLYTIFLGHGVRTTRGIWEALLRSDAIYLEVAAGVTVFILAGRYFEAKAKSRAGSALRALAALSAKNVTVLLADGTEMVIPADELKEQQRFVVRPGETIAADGLVVEGSAAIDMSAMTGESKPARAHPGGRVVGGTVVLDGRLIVEAAAVGADTQFAGMVRLVEEAQAQKADAQRLADRIAGVFVPAVFVIAAVTAAAWLAAGADADRAFSAALAVLVIACPCALGLATPTAMMVASGRGAQLGIFLKGYRALEAIRAVDTVVFDKTGTLTTGHLTVTGVTAADGWQADDVLGVAAAVEAASEHAVAVAIAGALTDRSPVEDFRSYAGRGVTGVVSGAAVTVGRPVWVRGDAPLDAQLEAAWRTAESRGDTVVFVAVDGAVCGAIAVADAVKESAAAAVAALHSRGLRTVLLTGDNASAAGAVAAQVGIDEVIAEVLPEGKVDVIEQLRDRGRVVAMVGDGINDGPALASADLGLAIGRGTDVAIGAADIILVRDDLDIVPQALDLARATMRTIRVNLFWAFGYNVAAIPIAAAGLLNPLIAGAAMAFSSFFVVSNSLRLRNFAGR, encoded by the coding sequence ATGACGGCATCTGTTGTCGGCGGCGTCGCCGACACCGACGTCCGCCGCGTCCAGCTCGACGTCTCGGGAATGTCCTGCGCGGCGTGCGCGGCGCGGGTGGAGACCAAGCTCAACAAGGTCGACGGTGTGCACGCGACGGTCAACTATGCGACCCGGGTGGCCACTGTCGACGCCGCCGAATCGGTACCGACCGAGACCCTGTGTGAGGTGGTCCGCAAGGCAGGCTACGACGCAGCCCCGCGCAACCCGACACCGGTCGAGGTGCCCGACCCCGACGACCAGACCGCCCGCAGCCTGCTGCGCCGGCTGGCTGTCGCCGCGGTGCTGTTCGTGCCGCTGGCCGACCTGTCGGTGATGTTCGCCGTGGTGCCCAGCACCCGGTTCACCGGGTGGGGCTGGGTGCTCACAGCCCTGGCGCTGCCGATCGTCACCTGGGCGGCGTGGCCGTTCCACCGTGTCGCCCTGCGCAACGCCCGCCACGGCACCGCATCGATGGAGACGCTGATCTCTGTCGGTGTCACCGCGGCCACGCTGTGGTCGCTGTACACGATCTTCCTCGGCCACGGCGTCCGCACGACCCGCGGAATCTGGGAGGCGCTGCTGCGCAGCGACGCCATCTATCTTGAGGTCGCGGCCGGAGTCACCGTGTTCATCCTGGCCGGCCGGTACTTCGAGGCCAAGGCCAAATCGCGGGCCGGTAGTGCGCTGCGTGCGCTGGCCGCCCTCAGTGCCAAGAACGTGACGGTGCTGCTCGCCGACGGCACCGAGATGGTGATCCCGGCCGACGAACTCAAAGAACAGCAACGCTTCGTCGTGCGCCCCGGCGAGACGATCGCCGCCGACGGTCTGGTGGTCGAGGGCAGCGCGGCGATCGACATGAGCGCGATGACCGGGGAGTCCAAACCGGCCCGCGCCCATCCGGGGGGCCGCGTCGTCGGCGGCACCGTGGTGCTCGACGGGCGGCTGATCGTCGAGGCCGCCGCCGTCGGCGCCGACACCCAGTTCGCCGGGATGGTCCGCCTCGTCGAGGAGGCCCAGGCGCAGAAAGCCGACGCCCAGCGGCTGGCCGACCGCATCGCCGGCGTGTTCGTACCCGCCGTGTTCGTCATCGCCGCCGTCACGGCCGCGGCCTGGCTGGCTGCCGGTGCCGACGCCGACCGGGCGTTCTCGGCGGCGCTGGCGGTGCTGGTGATCGCATGTCCCTGCGCGCTGGGCCTGGCCACCCCGACGGCGATGATGGTGGCCTCGGGGCGCGGCGCCCAGCTGGGCATCTTCCTCAAGGGCTACCGCGCGCTGGAGGCCATCCGCGCCGTGGACACCGTCGTCTTCGACAAGACCGGCACGCTGACCACCGGGCATCTCACGGTCACCGGCGTGACGGCAGCCGACGGCTGGCAGGCCGACGACGTGCTCGGCGTGGCCGCCGCCGTCGAGGCCGCCTCCGAACACGCGGTGGCCGTGGCGATCGCGGGTGCGCTCACTGACCGGTCACCGGTCGAGGACTTCCGGTCCTATGCCGGCCGGGGAGTCACCGGTGTGGTGTCGGGCGCCGCGGTGACGGTGGGCCGGCCGGTCTGGGTGCGCGGTGACGCACCGCTGGACGCCCAGCTGGAGGCAGCCTGGCGGACCGCGGAATCACGCGGGGACACAGTCGTTTTCGTCGCCGTCGACGGTGCGGTGTGCGGCGCGATCGCGGTGGCCGACGCGGTCAAGGAGTCGGCGGCCGCGGCGGTGGCGGCGCTGCACAGCAGGGGTCTGCGGACGGTCCTGCTGACCGGGGACAACGCCTCGGCCGCGGGTGCGGTGGCCGCCCAGGTGGGCATCGACGAGGTGATCGCCGAGGTGCTGCCCGAAGGCAAGGTCGACGTCATCGAGCAGTTGCGAGACCGTGGGCGGGTGGTCGCCATGGTCGGCGACGGCATCAACGACGGCCCGGCGCTGGCGTCGGCCGATCTGGGACTGGCGATCGGCCGGGGCACCGATGTCGCGATCGGGGCCGCCGACATCATCCTGGTGCGCGACGACCTCGACATCGTCCCGCAGGCACTGGATCTGGCCCGCGCCACCATGCGCACCATCCGGGTCAACCTGTTCTGGGCATTCGGGTACAACGTGGCCGCCATCCCGATCGCCGCGGCCGGCCTGCTCAATCCGTTGATCGCCGGTGCGGCGATGGCGTTCTCGTCGTTCTTCGTCGTCTCGAACAGCTTGCGGCTGCGCAACTTCGCAGGCCGCTGA